A window of the Radiobacillus deserti genome harbors these coding sequences:
- a CDS encoding competence protein CoiA, whose translation MLLANNEQMKLVSFAGCSLEEIRPFRKKKFYCPICQEEVILKAGGYVTAHFAHKHQSICTNQGEGSYHETGKWTLYQWFLNQHIKAEVEVFIPVAKQRADILLQIGNKQIAIEYQCASISEQEVRRRTLGFLKNSITPIWILGGNRMKRLAAQKLHIEKIFLHQWSSKHSPTLYYFCPIQKQFATYHITTAYSSDFLQFISLKDVTFTKLLTPHPAPYTEINWLKNVQAFRKKPPPTHIGNDERQWRQWLYQHHLYPPLLPSICFLPVRYQFRMKCPGWMWQSMIVFQLMQRTGISFRLKDCHQLLASKIVPLSSTPLIRSMSDPIQEYLDRLVELGILLKYNSTYICKFPISLPTTIDEAISQDRSCWNKLKVSSKW comes from the coding sequence ATGCTTCTTGCCAACAATGAACAGATGAAGCTCGTATCGTTTGCGGGCTGCAGCTTAGAAGAAATTCGTCCGTTCCGAAAGAAAAAATTTTACTGTCCAATATGTCAAGAAGAAGTGATTTTAAAAGCTGGTGGATATGTAACGGCCCATTTTGCCCATAAGCATCAAAGCATTTGTACAAATCAAGGCGAAGGCTCTTATCATGAGACTGGAAAGTGGACATTGTATCAGTGGTTTTTAAATCAACATATAAAGGCAGAAGTAGAGGTGTTTATTCCTGTCGCAAAGCAGCGTGCTGATATTTTGCTACAAATAGGAAATAAACAAATCGCAATAGAGTATCAATGTGCTTCTATTTCAGAACAAGAGGTTAGAAGGAGAACTTTGGGTTTCTTAAAAAACTCCATAACACCAATTTGGATTTTGGGTGGGAATCGAATGAAACGATTAGCTGCCCAAAAACTACATATTGAAAAAATATTTTTACATCAGTGGTCTTCTAAGCATTCCCCAACCTTATACTATTTTTGTCCCATCCAGAAACAATTTGCAACTTATCACATCACTACGGCCTACTCCTCAGACTTTTTACAATTTATAAGTTTGAAAGACGTGACGTTCACAAAGCTACTTACCCCTCATCCGGCTCCGTACACCGAGATAAATTGGCTAAAGAATGTGCAAGCCTTTCGCAAAAAACCGCCTCCAACCCATATAGGTAACGACGAAAGGCAATGGAGACAATGGCTCTATCAACATCATTTATATCCTCCTTTATTACCTTCTATTTGCTTCCTTCCCGTAAGATATCAATTTCGAATGAAGTGTCCAGGATGGATGTGGCAAAGTATGATAGTTTTTCAGCTTATGCAGCGTACTGGCATCTCATTCCGTCTTAAAGACTGTCATCAATTGCTTGCTTCTAAAATTGTTCCGTTATCCTCTACACCACTTATAAGAAGTATGTCAGATCCGATTCAAGAATATTTGGATCGACTCGTCGAGTTAGGGATTCTTTTAAAGTATAATTCAACTTATATCTGCAAGTTTCCAATCTCACTTCCGACAACGATAGATGAAGCTATATCGCAGGATCGTTCTTGTTGGAACAAGCTTAAAGTGAGTTCAAAATGGTAA
- the pepF gene encoding oligoendopeptidase F: MAQSVKELQKREDVAVEKTWRLEDIFASDADWEKELESVKSDIPKFAEFQGNLHESAETLYELFTLQDKVSERVGKLYTYAHMRYDQDTTNSFYQALNAKAENLVTQISSAMSYIIPEILTIEEEKLTNFLQEHEGLKRYEHTLNEVNRQRPHFLSEKEEALLAEVSEVVDNSSQTFGMLNNADLTFPAIKDENGEEVNLTHGRYLGFLESDDRRVREDAFKAMYDTFGNFKNTFSSTLSGAVKKHNFFAKVRNYDSARQSALDGNNIPEKVYDNLIEAVHERLDLLHRYVALRKKVLELDELHMYDLYTPLVKDVDMKIPYEEAQQKVLEGLAPLGEEYASILKEGYNNRWIDVEENKGKRSGAYSSGSYSTNPYILLNWQNSLHDMFTLAHELGHSLHSYYTRKNQPFRYGNYSIFVAEVASTCNEALLNEYMIEQTSDEKEKLFLLNHFLEGFRGTVFRQTMFAEFEHTIHVMAQDGEALTAEKLTEVYYNLNKTYFGDEIVVDEEIGVEWARIPHFYYNYYVYQYATGYAAATSLASQILKEKQPAVDRYLAFLSAGNSDYPIEVLKKAGVDMTSKNPILSALDVFEEKLNEMEALLEKMH, from the coding sequence TTGGCACAATCTGTAAAGGAATTACAAAAGCGTGAAGATGTTGCAGTTGAAAAGACCTGGAGATTAGAGGATATTTTTGCCTCAGATGCTGATTGGGAGAAGGAATTAGAGTCTGTAAAATCTGATATTCCTAAGTTCGCAGAATTTCAAGGAAACCTACACGAATCTGCAGAAACATTATATGAATTATTTACTTTACAAGATAAAGTTTCAGAACGAGTAGGAAAGCTCTATACATATGCACATATGAGATATGATCAAGATACGACTAATTCGTTTTATCAAGCTTTAAATGCAAAAGCGGAGAATCTTGTGACTCAAATCTCTAGTGCAATGAGCTATATTATTCCGGAGATTTTGACAATTGAAGAGGAAAAACTAACGAATTTCTTGCAAGAGCATGAGGGGTTAAAGCGTTATGAACATACGTTAAACGAAGTGAATAGGCAACGCCCTCATTTCCTTAGTGAAAAGGAAGAAGCTTTGTTAGCAGAAGTTTCTGAGGTCGTGGATAATTCTTCCCAAACATTTGGAATGTTAAACAATGCTGATCTTACGTTCCCAGCGATAAAAGATGAAAATGGAGAAGAAGTAAATCTTACACATGGACGTTACCTAGGCTTCTTGGAGTCTGATGACCGTCGTGTTCGAGAAGATGCGTTTAAAGCAATGTATGATACATTCGGTAACTTTAAAAATACATTTTCGTCTACGCTTTCTGGAGCAGTGAAAAAACACAATTTCTTTGCAAAAGTGAGAAACTATGATTCTGCTCGCCAATCTGCGCTTGATGGGAATAACATCCCAGAAAAGGTGTATGACAATCTAATTGAAGCGGTTCATGAGAGATTAGATCTCTTACATCGGTATGTTGCGTTAAGAAAGAAAGTGCTGGAATTAGATGAGTTGCACATGTATGATCTTTACACACCACTAGTTAAAGACGTCGATATGAAGATTCCATATGAGGAAGCACAGCAAAAAGTGCTGGAAGGTTTGGCACCTCTAGGAGAAGAATACGCAAGTATCTTAAAGGAAGGCTATAACAACAGATGGATTGATGTGGAGGAAAACAAAGGAAAACGAAGCGGTGCATATTCTTCAGGTTCCTATAGTACAAATCCATATATTTTGCTTAACTGGCAAAACTCCCTACATGACATGTTTACATTAGCTCATGAACTTGGGCATTCGTTGCATAGTTATTACACGAGAAAAAACCAACCATTCCGTTATGGTAACTATTCTATTTTCGTTGCAGAGGTTGCATCTACATGTAATGAAGCGCTTCTTAATGAGTATATGATTGAGCAGACTTCCGATGAAAAAGAAAAGCTGTTTCTTTTAAACCATTTCCTTGAAGGATTTCGTGGAACAGTATTTAGACAAACGATGTTTGCAGAATTCGAACATACTATTCATGTTATGGCTCAAGATGGGGAAGCATTAACTGCTGAGAAGCTAACAGAAGTTTACTACAACCTTAACAAGACGTATTTCGGTGATGAAATAGTTGTAGACGAGGAGATTGGCGTAGAGTGGGCTCGTATTCCACATTTTTATTACAACTATTACGTGTACCAATATGCTACTGGATATGCAGCAGCTACGTCTCTTGCTTCCCAAATATTAAAAGAAAAACAGCCAGCTGTCGATCGCTATTTAGCTTTCCTAAGTGCAGGGAATAGTGATTATCCGATCGAGGTATTGAAAAAAGCTGGAGTAGATATGACATCTAAAAATCCGATACTTTCCGCACTGGATGTATTTGAAGAAAAATTAAATGAAATGGAAGCATTATTAGAGAAAATGCATTAA
- a CDS encoding ClpXP adapter SpxH family protein codes for MSHNPFGASDPHVVQSTPQNGFVDLLKKPVEIYVFIDPLCPECWSLEPSLKKLSIEYGRYFTIRPILSGQLTTLNKDKFDKPKKLREIWEKTASRTGMSCDGDLWLENPISFPWIASIAIKAAELQGLRAGRRFLRKVQESLFLDKKDISKEDVLTDIAQQVRLDVEEFTRDLYSTSSQKALQCDLKLTKEMDVEYIPTLVFFNENQEEEGLKISGLYPYEVYVKVLKQMLEKDPSPAAKPEIEDFVSFYDFVGSNEISVVFDWSDEKTAKEMKKLKLKQVVEEVPVKYGTFWRYIGEK; via the coding sequence GTGAGTCATAATCCTTTTGGGGCTTCTGATCCTCATGTTGTTCAATCGACGCCGCAGAATGGATTTGTCGATTTACTCAAGAAGCCTGTTGAAATCTATGTCTTTATAGATCCTCTATGTCCGGAATGCTGGTCACTAGAGCCTTCCTTAAAAAAGCTATCTATAGAATATGGAAGATACTTTACGATTCGTCCGATATTGAGTGGGCAATTAACTACTTTGAATAAGGATAAGTTTGATAAACCGAAAAAGCTTCGAGAAATTTGGGAAAAGACAGCAAGTCGAACGGGAATGAGCTGCGATGGAGACTTGTGGTTAGAAAATCCAATCTCATTTCCTTGGATTGCTTCCATTGCGATAAAAGCGGCTGAACTACAAGGACTTCGAGCAGGTAGAAGGTTCTTAAGAAAGGTTCAAGAAAGCTTGTTCCTGGATAAAAAAGATATTTCTAAAGAAGATGTACTTACAGACATCGCACAACAGGTTCGATTAGACGTAGAAGAGTTTACTCGTGATCTTTACTCCACTTCTTCTCAGAAAGCTTTACAGTGTGACTTAAAGCTAACAAAGGAAATGGACGTAGAGTACATTCCAACGCTTGTATTCTTCAATGAAAACCAAGAAGAAGAAGGGTTAAAGATTTCTGGTCTATATCCTTATGAAGTGTATGTAAAGGTATTAAAGCAGATGCTAGAGAAGGATCCTAGTCCTGCAGCAAAACCAGAAATAGAAGATTTTGTTTCCTTTTATGATTTTGTTGGAAGCAATGAAATTTCTGTTGTGTTTGATTGGTCGGATGAAAAAACAGCTAAGGAAATGAAAAAACTAAAACTTAAGCAAGTTGTTGAAGAAGTACCCGTTAAATATGGAACGTTCTGGAGATATATTGGAGAGAAATGA
- a CDS encoding globin domain-containing protein — translation MKQYGTLFEAIGGFEKVSQLVKNFYKKVEVHPDLTPIFPDDLTETARKQELFLTQFLGGPPLYTEEHGHPMLRRRHLPFEITPTRRAAWLSCMNEALEEADIAEPYRTAIFERLSMTAQHMENTPEHEKGESM, via the coding sequence ATGAAACAATATGGTACTTTATTTGAAGCCATTGGTGGCTTTGAAAAAGTCAGTCAATTAGTTAAAAACTTTTATAAAAAAGTAGAGGTACATCCTGATCTTACACCTATTTTCCCAGATGACCTAACGGAAACAGCTCGAAAACAGGAACTGTTTCTTACACAGTTTTTAGGTGGCCCACCGTTATATACAGAAGAGCATGGTCACCCTATGCTTAGAAGAAGACACTTACCTTTCGAAATAACACCAACGAGAAGAGCTGCATGGTTATCCTGTATGAATGAAGCACTAGAAGAAGCTGACATTGCTGAACCCTATCGGACTGCAATTTTCGAAAGACTATCGATGACCGCACAGCATATGGAAAACACACCAGAACACGAGAAAGGAGAATCGATGTGA
- a CDS encoding CYTH domain-containing protein — translation MAREIEIEFKNLLTKVEYDKLTTYLPLQSSTHFRQINHYFETSDFSLKNKGAALRIREKESGYVLTLKQPHPDGLLETHDKLSEEEAMRWLNNQPFETEFVGKQLKECNISIEKLRYGGALITDRTELVYHNTLVVLDHSSYNGKEDYELELEATNWELGNQVFQEILEACSIAKRAPISKIQRFYDTL, via the coding sequence TTGGCTCGAGAAATAGAAATTGAATTCAAAAACCTATTAACAAAAGTGGAATATGATAAGCTCACTACTTACCTTCCACTTCAATCATCAACTCATTTCCGCCAGATTAATCATTATTTTGAAACGAGTGATTTTTCATTAAAAAATAAGGGAGCTGCCCTACGAATTCGGGAGAAAGAAAGCGGATATGTCTTAACGTTAAAACAACCACATCCAGACGGACTCCTAGAAACGCATGATAAACTTTCAGAGGAAGAGGCTATGCGTTGGCTGAACAACCAACCGTTTGAAACGGAATTTGTTGGGAAACAGCTTAAAGAATGCAATATATCGATAGAAAAACTTCGCTATGGCGGTGCACTTATTACAGACCGAACAGAATTGGTCTACCATAATACACTAGTCGTACTTGACCACAGTAGCTACAACGGGAAAGAAGATTATGAACTAGAGCTTGAGGCAACGAATTGGGAATTAGGAAATCAAGTATTTCAAGAGATATTGGAAGCTTGTTCCATTGCGAAAAGAGCTCCGATTAGCAAGATTCAACGGTTCTATGATACGTTATAA
- a CDS encoding GTP pyrophosphokinase — protein sequence MNWEAFLAPYAQVVEELKVKLKGMRAQFEYESRHSPIEFITGRVKPIPSILEKAHRKGIPEHRFEDDIQDIAGVRVVCQFVDDIYTIVNLLRSRKDFFIIEEKDYIVEKKESGYRSYHMIIKYPVETIHGEKRIVTEIQIRTLAMNFWATNEHSLNYKYDGQIPGKIKSRLKRAAEAAFKLDEEMSNIKEEVQEAQRIFYEYKRKH from the coding sequence ATGAACTGGGAAGCGTTTCTAGCTCCTTATGCCCAAGTTGTAGAAGAATTAAAGGTAAAGCTGAAAGGCATGAGAGCTCAGTTTGAGTATGAATCTAGACATTCTCCTATAGAATTTATTACAGGGAGAGTAAAGCCGATACCGAGCATTTTGGAAAAAGCCCATAGAAAAGGAATACCGGAACATAGATTCGAGGATGATATTCAAGATATCGCAGGTGTTCGGGTCGTCTGTCAATTTGTAGATGATATCTATACCATTGTGAACTTGCTGCGATCTAGAAAAGATTTTTTTATTATTGAAGAGAAGGATTACATAGTAGAAAAAAAGGAAAGTGGTTACCGGTCCTACCATATGATTATTAAGTATCCTGTAGAGACGATACATGGTGAAAAGCGAATCGTTACCGAAATACAAATAAGAACGTTAGCCATGAATTTCTGGGCCACGAATGAGCATTCTCTTAATTATAAATATGATGGACAAATTCCTGGCAAAATAAAATCAAGATTAAAACGCGCTGCAGAAGCTGCCTTTAAATTAGATGAAGAAATGTCGAATATAAAAGAGGAAGTACAAGAGGCACAGCGTATATTTTATGAGTATAAACGGAAGCATTAG
- a CDS encoding NAD kinase, translating to MKFAIISKGDQKSEEIKEKVRQHLIEFDLLYDEEEPDLVLSVGGDGTFLEAFHRYQFRLEETAFLGLHTGHLGFYADWVPEEVEKLIIEIAKTPYEVVEYPLLDVMIRPKTGDEVHHFLALNECSVKTAEGSVVLDVTIKGEHFERFRGDGLCISTPSGSTAYNKALGGGIIHPSLPSIQITEMASINNRVFRTIGSPLILPDHHTCELHPINDKSFLITIDHITKNYSNVEVIECKVAKEKIRFARFRPFPFWKRVRDSFVSDDS from the coding sequence GTGAAGTTTGCGATAATTTCTAAAGGAGATCAAAAATCTGAGGAAATTAAGGAAAAGGTGAGACAACACCTAATTGAGTTTGATTTGCTCTACGATGAGGAAGAGCCAGATCTTGTTCTATCTGTTGGGGGAGACGGAACATTTTTAGAGGCGTTTCACCGGTATCAATTCCGGTTAGAAGAAACTGCATTTTTGGGTCTGCATACGGGACATTTAGGCTTTTATGCGGATTGGGTACCAGAAGAAGTAGAAAAGCTAATTATTGAGATTGCAAAAACGCCGTATGAAGTGGTGGAGTACCCATTGTTAGATGTCATGATTCGTCCCAAAACAGGAGATGAAGTACATCATTTCCTTGCATTGAATGAGTGTTCCGTTAAAACAGCGGAGGGTTCTGTCGTACTAGATGTGACGATTAAAGGAGAGCACTTTGAACGATTTCGTGGAGATGGATTATGTATTTCTACCCCTTCTGGGAGTACGGCATATAACAAAGCGCTCGGTGGAGGGATTATTCATCCGTCTCTACCATCGATACAGATCACAGAGATGGCATCCATTAACAACCGAGTATTCCGAACCATTGGTTCACCGTTGATTCTTCCGGATCACCACACGTGTGAATTGCATCCTATAAATGACAAAAGTTTCCTAATTACAATTGATCATATAACAAAAAACTATAGTAACGTAGAAGTTATTGAATGTAAGGTAGCAAAAGAAAAAATTCGCTTTGCAAGATTCCGTCCTTTTCCTTTTTGGAAGCGGGTTAGGGATTCCTTCGTTTCGGATGATTCCTAG
- a CDS encoding RluA family pseudouridine synthase: MLVREFLHQVCGLSRRIIKVLKFQGGTILVDGVPRDVRYKLTEGEVIQVLFPPEARGPSMVAERLPIEIMYEDDDVLVIHKPAGIATIPSLNHTTGTIANRLLGYYDEKNLHYTVHIVTRLDKDTSGLLLVAKHRLSHSILSRDQKIGLVNRSYYAIVEGHLHEKKSTIDLPIGRKAESIIQRAVLEDGQQAITHYVVEREMKEETLVSVRLETGRTHQIRVHFSHIGHPLLGDTLYGGIHTKIQRQALHCKSLSFNQPFTGERITLTCDMPEDMQQILR; this comes from the coding sequence ATGCTTGTTCGAGAATTTTTACATCAAGTATGCGGATTATCTCGCCGAATTATTAAGGTTTTAAAATTTCAAGGTGGTACAATTCTGGTAGATGGCGTGCCTAGAGATGTTCGGTATAAGCTAACAGAAGGGGAAGTCATCCAAGTTTTATTTCCACCAGAAGCAAGAGGGCCATCCATGGTAGCGGAGCGGTTACCAATTGAGATTATGTATGAGGATGATGATGTTCTAGTTATTCATAAGCCAGCAGGAATTGCTACGATTCCTTCTCTAAATCATACGACTGGTACGATTGCTAATCGTTTATTAGGATACTATGATGAGAAGAACCTACATTATACGGTTCATATCGTAACAAGGCTGGATAAGGATACGAGTGGCCTTCTGTTAGTTGCGAAGCATCGGTTAAGCCATTCTATTTTATCTAGAGACCAAAAAATAGGATTGGTTAATCGAAGCTATTATGCAATTGTAGAAGGTCATCTCCACGAAAAGAAATCTACTATTGACTTACCCATCGGTCGTAAAGCAGAATCGATTATTCAGCGGGCGGTTTTAGAGGATGGTCAGCAGGCGATTACGCATTACGTGGTCGAGCGGGAAATGAAAGAGGAAACACTCGTATCCGTACGATTAGAAACTGGAAGAACCCATCAAATCAGAGTTCATTTCTCTCATATAGGCCATCCTTTACTAGGTGATACTCTGTATGGTGGAATTCACACCAAGATTCAAAGACAAGCTCTACATTGTAAATCATTGTCGTTTAATCAGCCGTTTACAGGTGAACGGATTACCTTAACATGTGATATGCCGGAAGATATGCAACAGATTTTAAGATAA
- the prpE gene encoding bis(5'-nucleosyl)-tetraphosphatase PrpE, protein MKVDIIGDIHGCIDELVELFQELGYQWEQSFPVHPDGRLPIFLGDLTDRGPNSIGVIDLVYQMVVNDKAKYVPGNHCNKLYRFFLGNKVKEQHGLETTTAEYRQLDSKRQKEIQHHFMTLYEKAPLYLELPEVNAVVAHAGIREDLIGQSGKKVQTFVLYGDITGETHNDGRPVRRDWAQHYTGNRWIVYGHTPVRTPRKVNKTINIDTGCVFGNELTAFRLPEESLVSVPSKQPFVEEKFNYHTD, encoded by the coding sequence ATGAAAGTAGATATCATCGGAGATATTCATGGATGCATAGACGAATTAGTTGAGCTCTTTCAGGAATTAGGGTATCAGTGGGAACAAAGTTTTCCTGTTCACCCTGATGGGCGTTTACCAATTTTTTTAGGTGACTTAACCGATCGTGGGCCAAATTCTATTGGCGTCATTGATTTAGTTTATCAAATGGTAGTAAACGATAAAGCAAAATACGTTCCGGGAAATCATTGCAATAAGCTTTACCGCTTCTTTTTAGGTAATAAAGTAAAAGAGCAGCATGGATTAGAAACTACCACAGCAGAATATCGCCAGTTAGATTCCAAAAGGCAGAAAGAAATTCAACACCATTTCATGACGTTATATGAAAAAGCACCGTTGTACCTAGAGCTTCCAGAGGTGAATGCTGTTGTAGCCCATGCTGGGATTCGGGAAGATTTGATTGGACAATCTGGCAAAAAAGTTCAAACCTTCGTCCTTTATGGAGATATAACTGGAGAAACACATAATGATGGCAGACCCGTACGCAGGGACTGGGCCCAACATTATACCGGAAATCGTTGGATTGTGTATGGCCATACACCAGTACGGACACCAAGAAAAGTAAATAAAACGATTAATATTGATACAGGCTGCGTATTTGGTAATGAGTTGACCGCTTTTCGACTACCTGAAGAATCGCTTGTGTCCGTGCCATCCAAACAGCCTTTTGTTGAAGAGAAATTCAACTACCATACTGACTAA